The following is a genomic window from Rhodoligotrophos defluvii.
GGAGGGTAGGGCTCCATGCTGACGATCGGCGCCATCACCTTTCAGACCGCGGCCGCCCTGTGGGCACTGCTGCTGCTGCCGATCATCTGGTGGCTGCTGCGGCTGACGCCCCCGCGCCCCGAACGGGTGAGCTTCCCGCCCATCCGCTTCCTGCTCGGATTGATCGCCAAAGAGGAGACTCCGCACAAGACACCGTGGTGGCTCATGCTGCTGCGTATGCTGCTGATCGCCTGCCTCATCCTTGCGGTGGCCCGGCCCATGATCAACCGCAATGCGGAAGGTGTCGGCGGCAATGGCCCCCTGCTGATCGTGCTGGACGATGGCTGGGCCGCGGCGAAGGCATGGCCGGCGCGGCTGCGGACCGCCACCGAGGCGGTCGACCGGGCGCGCGAGCTGGACCAGCCCGTTCTGCTGGTCACCACCACCCCCAAGGATGCGCCCCCGCCGCTCGAGACCAAGGCAGCGGCCGACGTGGCCGAGACGATCAGCACCCTGCAGCCCAAGGCGCTCATCCCCGATCGCATGGGCCTCGCGCGCCGGCTGGCGGAAGGCTTCGACGGCAACCAACCGCTCGATATCCTCTGGCTCTCCGACGGGCTGGACTACGGTAATGCATCGAGCTTCGCGTCGGCCTTGCGCGCCCTGGGCGGCGGCTCGCAAGTGAGGGCGCTGGTGCCCCCGGCCAGTGAGCCGTCGCTTGCCGTCGGCGCGCCGCAGCTGGCCGGCGAGGGCCTCGCAATCGCCGCCGCCCGCTCGACGGCCGCCGGCGAGCAGACCGTCACCGCCCGGGCGCTTGCCGGCAACGGCCGCAGCCTCGCCGAGCAGATCTTGCGGTTCGGCAATGGCGAGACCCGCGCCACCGCCACAATGGAACTGCCGCTGCAGCTTCGCAACGAAGTGGCGCGTATCGACATTCGCGGCGAGCGTAGTGCCGGTGCCGTCTACCTCCTCGACGACCGTTGGAGCCGCAAGATCGTCGGCCTGGATGCGGCAGGCTCGATCGAGGCCAACCAGCCGCTGCTCTCTCCGCTTTACTATGTGACCCGCGCGCTCGAACCTTATGCGGAGCTGCGCACCATCGGCGACGGCATCGCGACGGAAACCGGCAGCACCAATCTGAGCACGGCTCTGCAAGGCGGCCTGTCCATGCTGATGCTGGCCGATATCGGCCAGCTGCCGGTCGGTGACCGTGACGCCGTGCGCAACTGGGTCGAGCGCGGCGGCATTCTCGTGCGCTTCGCCGGCCCGCGGCTTGCGGCCGGGCATGACGACCTGGTGCCGGTCGAGCTGCGCGAAGGCGACCGTGCCCTCGGCGGCGCCTTGACCTGGGAGGAGCCGCAGCCCATCGCCCCCTTCGAGGAGCAGAGCCCGTTTGCCGGCATCCCGGTCAGCCCCGAGGTCACCGTGGCCAAGCAGGTGCTGGCGCAGCCGACCGCTGATCTCGGCGCGAAAGTCTGGGCCCGCCTTGCCGACGGCACGCCGCTCGTCACCGCCGAGCGGCGCGGCAACGGGCTGATCGTGCTGTTCCATGTCACCGCCAACGCGGACTGGTCCAATCTGCCCCTGTCGGGTGTGTTCGTGGAAATGCTCCGGCGGATCCTCGATATGGCCCCGGGCAGCGTCGCATCCGGCGCGGCACCCGAAAGCAACCGGGCCGCCCAAGGCCAAGGCGAGAACAGCACCGCCGCATCCGGCGCCGGGGCGCTGGCGCCGATCCGCGTCCTCAACGGCTTCGGCGAGCTGGTCGATCCACCCGCCGATGCCCGGCCCATCCCCCTGGCCGCGTTCGACGAGACCCGGCCCGGGCCCCAGCATCCGGCCGGGCTCTATGGCCGCGACAGCCGCACCCGGGCGCTCAACCTCTATGAAGACGCCCCGCAGCTCACGCCGATCGGCACATTGCCGACCGGCATCGCCCTCCGAACCTACCAGCCCGCGCAGACCGTTTCCTTTGCCGGGCCGCTGTTGGTGCTGGCACTGATCCTGTTCCTGCTGGACGCCTTTGCCGTGCTGCTCCTGTCGGGCTCACTCGGGCAGCTGCGGTCGCGCTTCGCCAAGCCTGGCGCAGCGCTCGCACTGGGCTTCCTGTGCCTCACAGCGCCTTCCGACCTGCAGGCGCAGACGAACGACAATGCCGTGCCCAACCAGGCCTTCGCCCTGGAGTCATCCCTCGACACCAAGCTCGCCTATGTCCGCACCGGCGATTCCGAGGTCGATCAGATCAGCGAAGCCGGGCTCACCGGCCTGACCGAGGTGCTGATGCAGCGCACCGCAGTGGAAGCGGCACCGCCCGTGGGCGTGGACATCGAGCGCGACGACATCGTCTTCTTCCCCATGCTCTATTGGCCCGTGCTGCCGGACGCGCCGGCGCTGTCGCCCGCAGCCTCCGCCCGGGTGGACGCCTACCTCAAGAACGGCGGCACCATCTTGTTCGACACACGCGATCATCAGAGCAACGTGCAAAGCCTTGCGGGCGGCGTCAGCCCAGCCACCCAGGCTTTGCAGCGCATTCTGGCCAATGTGAACGTGCCGCCGCTCACGCCGGTGCCGCCGGAGCACGTGCTGACCAAGGCCTTCTACCTCCTGCAGACCTTTCCCGGCCGCTGGGCCGGCGGTCAGCTATGGGTGGAAGCGGGTGGCGGCGCCACGCCCGAAGGCTCCGCCAATTTCGACGGTGTCTCCTCGGTCATCATCGGCGCCAACGACTATGCGGCCGCCTGGGCGCTGAATGTCGATGGCCAGCCCATGTTCCCGGCGGTTCCCGGTGGCGCTCGCCAGCGGGAGATGGCCTTGCGCAGCGGCGTCAACATCGTGATGTATGTGCTGACCGGGAATTATAAGGCCGACCAGGTGCATGTGCCGGCGCTGCTGGAGCGGCTGGGCCAGTGACGAAAGGTTTTTGCTCCGCATGAACGGCCTTCCTTTCGATCTCGCGTTCTCATGGTCGCCCCTGGCGCCGGTATGGCTGATCGCCATGCTCGGCGGCCTCGGCCTCGTGCTGGTGCTGCTCGCCCTGTTCGCGCGCGCCCGCGGCGCGCTGCTGCGGCTGGCCATGCTGACGCTGCTGGTGGCGACCCTGCTCAACCCCTCCGCCCGGCGCGAGGAGCGCGACCAGCTGACCGATATTGCCGTGGTGGTGGTGGACGACAGCCAGAGCCAGCACATCGGTGAACGGCGCGGCCGCACCCAGGCCGCCGCAGCCGCCGTGAACGAGGCGACACGCAGCCTGCCCAACCTCGAGCTGCGCACCGTCACCGTCCAGTCCGGCCTGACCAGCGCCGAGCGCGGCACCCAGCTGTTCAGCGGCCTCAGCACCGCACTCTCCGAAATCCCGCCCGACCGCTTCGCCGGGGCCATCCTCATCACCGACGGGCAAGCCCATGACGTTCCGCAGGATCCGACGGGACAGGGCTATAACGGCCCCATTCATGCCCTGATCACCGGCAATCGTGACGAGCGCGACCGCCGCATCGTCATCGAGCAGGCCCCCCGGTTCGGCATCGTCGGCGAGCGCCAGATCATCAAGTTCCGCATCGAGCAGACCGGGCGTGATATTCCGCAAGACGGCCAGGTGGACGTGGCGGTGACCGTCAATGGCGAGGCCATGAACGGCCTGACCGTGCCGGTGGGCCAGACGGTCGAGCTGCCTTTGACGCTCACCCGCGGCGGTCCCACCCTCACAGAGCTCACCGCGGCGCCCCTGCAGGACGAGC
Proteins encoded in this region:
- a CDS encoding DUF4159 domain-containing protein, with translation MLTIGAITFQTAAALWALLLLPIIWWLLRLTPPRPERVSFPPIRFLLGLIAKEETPHKTPWWLMLLRMLLIACLILAVARPMINRNAEGVGGNGPLLIVLDDGWAAAKAWPARLRTATEAVDRARELDQPVLLVTTTPKDAPPPLETKAAADVAETISTLQPKALIPDRMGLARRLAEGFDGNQPLDILWLSDGLDYGNASSFASALRALGGGSQVRALVPPASEPSLAVGAPQLAGEGLAIAAARSTAAGEQTVTARALAGNGRSLAEQILRFGNGETRATATMELPLQLRNEVARIDIRGERSAGAVYLLDDRWSRKIVGLDAAGSIEANQPLLSPLYYVTRALEPYAELRTIGDGIATETGSTNLSTALQGGLSMLMLADIGQLPVGDRDAVRNWVERGGILVRFAGPRLAAGHDDLVPVELREGDRALGGALTWEEPQPIAPFEEQSPFAGIPVSPEVTVAKQVLAQPTADLGAKVWARLADGTPLVTAERRGNGLIVLFHVTANADWSNLPLSGVFVEMLRRILDMAPGSVASGAAPESNRAAQGQGENSTAASGAGALAPIRVLNGFGELVDPPADARPIPLAAFDETRPGPQHPAGLYGRDSRTRALNLYEDAPQLTPIGTLPTGIALRTYQPAQTVSFAGPLLVLALILFLLDAFAVLLLSGSLGQLRSRFAKPGAALALGFLCLTAPSDLQAQTNDNAVPNQAFALESSLDTKLAYVRTGDSEVDQISEAGLTGLTEVLMQRTAVEAAPPVGVDIERDDIVFFPMLYWPVLPDAPALSPAASARVDAYLKNGGTILFDTRDHQSNVQSLAGGVSPATQALQRILANVNVPPLTPVPPEHVLTKAFYLLQTFPGRWAGGQLWVEAGGGATPEGSANFDGVSSVIIGANDYAAAWALNVDGQPMFPAVPGGARQREMALRSGVNIVMYVLTGNYKADQVHVPALLERLGQ